Proteins encoded in a region of the Paenibacillus pedocola genome:
- a CDS encoding NAD(P)H-dependent oxidoreductase gives MKTLVILAHPNIEASRVNKRWKEGLLQHPDGITIHELYKEYPDWSIDVLREQKLLEAYSHVIFQFPLYWYSYPPLLKKWLDDVFTHGWAYGSNGRKLQGKKLGIAMSIGDKKENYLPVGSVSFTVDEVIAPFKASAIHVGATALPHFAVFGASFQVSDEEIEQSAADYIDYIRQHRSR, from the coding sequence ATGAAAACTCTGGTGATATTAGCACATCCAAATATTGAAGCTTCGAGAGTGAACAAAAGGTGGAAAGAGGGATTACTTCAGCATCCAGACGGGATTACGATTCATGAGCTTTATAAGGAATACCCGGACTGGAGCATAGATGTATTAAGAGAACAGAAGCTATTGGAAGCCTACAGCCATGTCATCTTTCAGTTTCCGTTGTACTGGTATAGTTATCCGCCCTTACTAAAAAAGTGGCTGGATGATGTATTTACCCATGGATGGGCCTATGGTTCAAACGGCAGGAAGCTGCAGGGTAAGAAGCTCGGAATAGCGATGTCGATCGGTGATAAGAAGGAAAACTATCTGCCCGTGGGTTCTGTTTCTTTTACGGTAGATGAAGTTATCGCCCCTTTCAAAGCCAGTGCAATCCATGTAGGCGCAACAGCACTACCGCATTTCGCTGTCTTCGGTGCGTCATTTCAGGTGAGCGATGAAGAGATTGAGCAGAGCGCGGCAGATTATATTGACTATATCAGGCAGCATAGATCCCGCTAA
- a CDS encoding DUF2975 domain-containing protein: MERGTTLFLRAAVILIGIPVLAICIFLVPEIGEFAAELYPDYRFLKVLVWIDLYATALPFYFALYQAFKLLGYIDKQKAFSELSVEALKRIKYSALAISSLFVLGMPLFYLMAEKDDAPGIIVIGLILIFASMVIAVFAAVLQRLLKEAIELKSEIDLTV; the protein is encoded by the coding sequence ATGGAACGGGGAACTACACTCTTTTTAAGGGCGGCTGTTATTCTGATTGGCATTCCGGTACTTGCTATTTGCATTTTTCTGGTGCCCGAGATTGGGGAATTTGCCGCCGAATTGTATCCGGATTATCGTTTTTTGAAGGTGCTCGTTTGGATCGATCTGTATGCAACGGCACTGCCCTTCTACTTCGCCCTGTATCAGGCCTTTAAGCTGTTAGGCTACATTGACAAGCAAAAAGCGTTCTCGGAATTATCGGTAGAGGCTCTGAAGCGTATAAAATACTCTGCGCTTGCCATCAGCAGCTTGTTTGTACTGGGGATGCCGCTCTTCTACCTTATGGCGGAGAAAGACGATGCACCCGGGATCATAGTCATCGGACTGATTCTGATTTTTGCCTCCATGGTAATCGCCGTGTTTGCGGCAGTGCTTCAAAGGCTTTTAAAAGAGGCCATCGAACTAAAATCCGAAATCGATCTGACGGTCTGA
- a CDS encoding winged helix-turn-helix transcriptional regulator, whose translation MKQYNLGIEATLEIIGGKWKALIVCHLISGTKRTSELQRSIPGISQKVLIQQLRELEQDGIIGRHVYSQMPPKVEYYITEYGITANEIIHQMCSWGRANIKMRQQQGEEVELLENESK comes from the coding sequence ATGAAACAATATAATTTAGGCATAGAAGCAACCCTTGAAATTATCGGAGGGAAATGGAAGGCTCTGATTGTATGTCACTTAATTTCCGGCACCAAAAGGACAAGCGAATTGCAGCGCAGTATTCCGGGGATCTCGCAAAAAGTGCTGATCCAGCAGCTGCGTGAGCTTGAACAGGACGGCATCATCGGCAGACATGTATATTCTCAAATGCCTCCCAAAGTGGAGTACTATATAACCGAATATGGAATTACAGCGAATGAAATTATTCATCAAATGTGTTCCTGGGGCAGAGCTAACATTAAAATGAGGCAGCAGCAGGGGGAAGAGGTCGAGCTATTGGAGAATGAATCAAAATGA
- a CDS encoding ABC transporter substrate-binding protein yields the protein MKRKNWKQLMMLFMLVAAVGMVAAGCGNNNTASGGSNTGSDNTGEAAATETPAEAAVVTLGLLPSIDAIPFIIAHEQGFDKEHNVNLDIQTFKSAKDRDVAFQAGKVDGISADLVAISIYNEAGLDVKITSTTTGEFDLLTGNDEIQEVKDLKGKTVILSKNTSTQYTVAMMLKQAGLSEADITVSEVPQIPTRLELLKNKKADAAVLPEPFVTMGESAGLRVLSSTHSAGINPFVLAFPQSVIDAKPQAIRDMYAAYNDAVEYMKSHEQAEYIDLIIKEVGYPETLKDEIKVPEYQPANQVDVKEVEAAFAWARETGLLTKNISAEDVISDVQFKN from the coding sequence ATGAAAAGAAAGAATTGGAAACAACTGATGATGCTGTTTATGCTGGTCGCTGCGGTGGGCATGGTTGCGGCAGGCTGCGGCAATAACAATACAGCAAGCGGCGGCAGCAATACAGGCTCGGACAACACAGGGGAAGCGGCAGCTACGGAAACTCCGGCGGAAGCGGCAGTCGTAACACTGGGCCTGCTGCCTTCGATCGACGCCATTCCATTTATCATTGCCCATGAGCAAGGCTTCGACAAAGAGCATAACGTCAATCTGGATATTCAGACCTTCAAGAGTGCCAAGGACCGCGACGTGGCGTTCCAGGCAGGCAAAGTAGACGGCATCAGCGCCGATCTGGTGGCCATTTCGATCTATAACGAAGCCGGTCTGGACGTGAAGATTACAAGTACAACTACCGGTGAATTTGATCTTCTGACCGGTAACGATGAGATTCAGGAGGTAAAGGATCTAAAGGGTAAAACCGTTATTTTGTCCAAAAATACGTCCACTCAATATACAGTAGCGATGATGCTGAAGCAGGCGGGCTTGAGCGAAGCGGATATCACCGTGAGTGAAGTACCGCAGATTCCGACCCGTCTGGAGCTGCTTAAGAACAAGAAAGCCGATGCCGCTGTGCTGCCGGAGCCTTTTGTGACCATGGGGGAATCCGCCGGCCTGCGTGTGCTTAGCTCTACACATTCTGCTGGGATCAACCCGTTTGTGCTCGCCTTTCCGCAAAGCGTAATTGATGCCAAACCGCAAGCCATCCGTGATATGTACGCTGCTTATAATGATGCGGTTGAGTATATGAAATCCCATGAACAGGCGGAATATATTGATCTGATTATTAAAGAAGTAGGCTACCCGGAAACATTGAAAGACGAGATTAAGGTCCCGGAATACCAGCCGGCGAACCAGGTGGATGTGAAGGAAGTGGAAGCAGCCTTTGCCTGGGCACGGGAGACAGGACTGCTGACCAAAAATATATCGGCTGAAGATGTGATCTCCGATGTCCAGTTCAAGAATTAG
- a CDS encoding cellulase family glycosylhydrolase, which translates to MPKKKSFLSLAFTTLLMLALITPGISAASADQTAKGKPATTAMQSYVDAMQPGWNLGNTLDATGADETSWGNPAVTQELIRKIADQGYKSIRIPVTWDVHIGAAPNYTIEAAYLARVQQVVDWALKEKLYVMINLHHDSWLWISGMEKKHDEVLARYNAAWTQIAAKFKNYSDKLMFESVNEPRFTDGGTTDEAKATQMLTELNKSFHSIVRSSGGNNAERPLVLPSLESSPTQERMDVLYQTITGLKDPNLIATVHYYGFWPFSVNIAGYTKFDADTQNDIIQTFDKVHATFTAKGVPVIVGEYGLLGFDKNTGTIEQGEKLKFFEFLANYLREKRITSMLWDNGQHFGRTTYKWSDPQLFTMMKNSWSTRSATAESDLIYLNKGEEVKDVTVSLNLNGNKLTSLSTTGGKLKKGTDYSLNGDKLTLKAAKLKSLTSSGKLGVNAVLTAGFNKGADWTFNLIVSSKPVLSSTQGTIASFKIPTNFNGDILATMEAVYASGGNAGPQNWTSFKEFAYTFSPSYNTGEISLQENFFKEVNDGEVILKFHFWSGEIVSYKITKSGTTVTGVAQ; encoded by the coding sequence ATGCCTAAGAAGAAATCATTTCTATCACTAGCATTCACCACGCTGCTGATGCTCGCACTGATAACGCCGGGTATATCGGCTGCATCTGCAGACCAGACGGCCAAAGGAAAACCTGCAACAACCGCCATGCAATCCTATGTGGATGCCATGCAGCCGGGATGGAACCTCGGCAATACGCTTGACGCTACCGGGGCTGATGAAACCTCATGGGGCAATCCGGCAGTAACCCAGGAACTGATCCGAAAAATCGCCGACCAGGGTTACAAGAGCATCCGCATCCCGGTAACCTGGGACGTTCATATTGGGGCGGCTCCGAACTATACTATAGAAGCTGCTTATCTCGCCAGAGTTCAACAGGTAGTGGACTGGGCATTGAAAGAAAAGCTGTATGTGATGATTAATCTTCACCATGATTCCTGGCTGTGGATCAGCGGGATGGAGAAGAAGCATGATGAGGTGCTGGCCCGCTACAATGCTGCCTGGACTCAGATTGCGGCGAAGTTTAAGAACTACTCGGATAAGCTGATGTTCGAGAGCGTCAACGAGCCGCGGTTCACCGATGGGGGAACTACCGACGAAGCCAAAGCGACTCAAATGCTGACTGAGCTGAACAAGTCCTTCCACAGTATCGTAAGAAGCTCAGGCGGCAACAATGCGGAACGGCCGCTGGTGCTTCCTTCGCTGGAATCCTCTCCGACCCAGGAACGGATGGATGTGCTCTACCAGACAATCACCGGACTGAAAGATCCGAATCTGATTGCGACGGTACATTATTATGGCTTCTGGCCGTTCAGCGTTAATATTGCCGGATACACCAAATTTGACGCCGACACGCAAAATGACATTATCCAGACCTTTGACAAGGTGCATGCTACCTTCACCGCCAAAGGCGTTCCTGTCATCGTAGGGGAATATGGCCTGCTCGGCTTCGATAAGAATACAGGAACGATTGAGCAGGGTGAAAAGCTGAAGTTTTTTGAATTCCTTGCCAACTATCTGAGGGAAAAACGGATTACCTCTATGCTGTGGGATAACGGTCAGCATTTTGGCCGCACGACATATAAATGGTCTGATCCCCAGCTCTTTACGATGATGAAGAACAGCTGGAGCACACGTTCGGCAACTGCTGAAAGCGATCTCATTTATTTGAATAAAGGTGAAGAGGTTAAGGATGTTACAGTTTCGCTGAACCTGAACGGCAACAAGCTGACCTCGCTCAGCACTACGGGCGGCAAGCTGAAGAAAGGGACGGATTATAGCCTGAACGGAGATAAGCTGACGCTCAAAGCTGCCAAGCTGAAGAGCCTTACCTCTTCCGGCAAGCTGGGCGTAAATGCAGTTCTTACGGCCGGGTTCAATAAAGGTGCCGACTGGACCTTTAATCTCATTGTTTCCAGTAAACCGGTCCTTAGCAGCACCCAGGGAACAATAGCTTCCTTTAAAATCCCTACAAATTTCAACGGTGATATCTTAGCGACCATGGAAGCCGTATATGCCTCCGGCGGCAATGCCGGACCGCAGAACTGGACCTCATTTAAGGAATTTGCCTATACGTTTAGTCCTTCCTACAATACGGGTGAGATCAGCCTGCAGGAGAACTTCTTCAAAGAAGTGAACGATGGCGAAGTCATTCTTAAATTCCATTTCTGGAGCGGTGAGATTGTGAGCTACAAGATTACCAAAAGTGGAACAACCGTTACCGGTGTGGCCCAATAA
- a CDS encoding helix-turn-helix domain-containing protein → MKGNEHHSKFLLTHREREVFELLVQDKTTRDIAGLLFISEKTVRNHISNVMQKLNVKGRSQAVVELIKLGELKI, encoded by the coding sequence TTGAAAGGGAACGAACATCACAGCAAATTTCTGTTGACGCACCGCGAGCGCGAAGTATTCGAGCTTCTTGTGCAAGACAAAACTACACGGGATATTGCCGGATTGTTATTCATCAGTGAAAAAACCGTCCGCAACCATATCTCCAACGTCATGCAAAAATTAAACGTAAAAGGCCGTTCGCAAGCGGTTGTCGAGCTGATCAAGCTTGGGGAGCTGAAGATATAG
- a CDS encoding helix-turn-helix domain-containing protein has translation MAIIINIDVMLAKRKMSVTELSERVGITMANLSILKNGKAKAVRLSTLEAICKALECQPGDILEYKSDDGIE, from the coding sequence ATGGCGATTATAATCAATATTGATGTGATGCTGGCAAAGCGGAAAATGAGCGTAACCGAGCTCTCGGAGCGGGTTGGAATCACGATGGCTAACCTTTCTATACTGAAAAACGGCAAGGCAAAGGCGGTCCGCTTATCTACTTTGGAGGCAATTTGTAAGGCTTTAGAGTGTCAGCCCGGAGATATTCTGGAATACAAAAGCGACGACGGCATTGAGTGA
- a CDS encoding spore germination protein, protein MRSMAHNPLSLEHILEEFDQCADLNHRSYPEIETDIVYFSHLVDTASFIKEIQEPFSKIRLDEVDQLLLQSQFTPGSDPKQVVVGILAGNVAIFHRGTVCLLDVYGPEMRSVQQSETETIIAGPHDAFVESALTNISLIRGRLKSPHLKIRKYAVGEISKTAVYLLYIKDVANPKLVEDMGRRIQSIETDTLNDGGMLTQFIEDMPNSVFPQFLITERPDVVASKLAAGRIVAIVDNSPTAISAPAAFFEFFSSPDDYYQRWALGTALRLLRYMALLITITFTAMYVSVTTFHYEMIPEALLRTLAESRNRVPFPPVYEALLMEIMIELLREAGARLPTKIGQTIGIVGGIVIGQAAVQAGLTSNVLIIAVASSAIASFVIPSYMMSASIRLIRFGIIILTGVWGNMGLVMGIAVIVIHLSGLTSLGTSYVMPVAPMKSTDWKDVFIRAPFSMLRTRPKQVGTSNRIKQKNRK, encoded by the coding sequence ATGCGTTCGATGGCGCACAATCCGCTTTCACTTGAACATATTCTTGAAGAGTTCGATCAATGCGCCGATTTGAACCATCGGTCCTATCCGGAAATTGAGACCGATATTGTGTATTTTTCGCATTTGGTGGACACGGCTTCATTCATCAAAGAGATTCAGGAGCCCTTTTCCAAAATCCGGCTGGATGAGGTTGACCAGCTGCTGCTGCAGTCGCAATTCACTCCAGGAAGTGATCCCAAACAGGTAGTTGTCGGCATCCTGGCAGGCAATGTTGCCATTTTTCACCGGGGGACGGTCTGTTTACTGGATGTCTATGGCCCTGAGATGCGCAGTGTGCAGCAGTCGGAGACCGAAACGATTATTGCAGGCCCTCATGATGCTTTTGTCGAGTCGGCGCTTACGAATATATCCTTAATCCGCGGCAGACTCAAAAGTCCCCATCTCAAAATCAGAAAATACGCTGTCGGCGAAATATCCAAAACAGCTGTTTATTTGCTCTATATCAAGGATGTTGCCAATCCTAAACTAGTTGAAGATATGGGGCGGCGGATTCAAAGCATTGAGACAGATACACTTAACGACGGAGGGATGCTGACCCAATTTATTGAGGATATGCCGAATTCGGTGTTTCCCCAATTCCTCATCACAGAAAGGCCGGATGTTGTCGCGTCCAAGCTCGCTGCCGGACGGATTGTTGCCATTGTTGACAACAGCCCGACAGCGATCAGCGCACCTGCTGCATTTTTTGAATTTTTCTCATCTCCCGATGATTACTACCAGCGTTGGGCACTCGGTACAGCCTTGCGGCTGCTAAGATATATGGCATTGCTTATCACCATAACCTTTACGGCAATGTATGTCTCCGTGACCACTTTTCATTATGAGATGATTCCAGAAGCCCTGCTGAGAACGCTGGCCGAATCACGCAACAGAGTCCCTTTCCCTCCAGTCTACGAGGCGCTGCTGATGGAGATCATGATTGAGCTGCTGCGCGAGGCGGGAGCCCGCCTGCCTACCAAGATCGGACAGACCATCGGGATCGTAGGCGGTATTGTAATCGGACAGGCGGCGGTACAGGCCGGGCTGACCAGTAATGTGCTGATTATTGCCGTGGCCTCCTCCGCCATCGCGTCCTTTGTCATTCCCAGCTATATGATGAGCGCCTCGATCCGGCTGATCCGTTTCGGGATTATTATTCTGACCGGAGTCTGGGGCAATATGGGGCTTGTAATGGGGATCGCAGTCATTGTGATTCATTTATCCGGTCTAACCAGTCTAGGGACCTCCTATGTCATGCCCGTTGCACCGATGAAGTCAACAGATTGGAAGGATGTATTCATCCGGGCACCCTTTTCAATGCTCAGAACCCGGCCCAAGCAGGTGGGGACCTCCAACCGGATAAAGCAAAAAAACAGAAAGTAG
- a CDS encoding SagB/ThcOx family dehydrogenase, with protein MTRYEQQRQFLKSNFHEFKHIKTDKIKGITQPPIVKPFDSESVLIDLPKVSKDVVSNDNIFDCIDQRRSTRFYSADTLSLGELSYLLWATQGITGMNKNGLTLRTVPCSGATHTFETYLMIMRVEGIQQGIYRYLPVEHKLLFMFELDELEQKIDAVTLDQPFVPNFAKKAAVLFAWSTTPYRSEWKYDISAHKKILIDVGHVCQNLYLASESIGAGACAIGIYDQQLIDEILRLDGDEEFVIYMGAVGKKRK; from the coding sequence ATGACAAGATACGAGCAACAAAGGCAGTTTCTAAAATCTAATTTCCATGAATTCAAACATATAAAAACAGATAAGATCAAGGGAATAACACAACCGCCAATTGTTAAGCCCTTTGATTCGGAATCCGTACTTATTGATTTGCCAAAGGTCAGCAAAGACGTTGTTAGTAACGACAACATTTTTGATTGTATAGATCAAAGAAGAAGTACCCGGTTTTATTCTGCGGACACTTTAAGTCTCGGGGAGTTATCCTATTTATTATGGGCAACCCAAGGGATTACAGGTATGAATAAAAACGGGCTTACGCTACGGACGGTACCCTGCAGCGGGGCGACACACACCTTTGAAACCTATTTAATGATTATGCGGGTTGAAGGCATTCAGCAGGGAATCTATAGATACCTTCCGGTGGAACACAAGCTCTTATTCATGTTTGAACTGGATGAGCTTGAACAAAAGATTGATGCGGTTACTTTGGATCAGCCCTTTGTCCCTAACTTTGCCAAGAAGGCTGCTGTACTGTTTGCATGGAGTACAACCCCCTACCGGTCCGAATGGAAATATGATATTTCAGCACACAAAAAAATCCTCATCGATGTTGGACATGTATGCCAAAATCTTTATTTAGCCAGTGAATCCATCGGTGCAGGTGCTTGTGCAATTGGAATCTATGATCAACAGCTGATTGATGAAATTTTAAGATTAGACGGTGATGAAGAATTTGTGATCTATATGGGCGCAGTCGGGAAGAAACGGAAATAG
- a CDS encoding GerAB/ArcD/ProY family transporter produces the protein MPEKLSPFHIAVLVYMTQSGIVIFTLPRSLADYFGTNGWLVLIPCLLLSSFNIYLITLVFRLGKGRSIFEIMEQSVSKAILYPFYLGLTAVWLVFGCMIGKKYVLLFQMLAFPTTNPMLFKLAIDVLAFMMLIKGIYRMSNAVTLFFWMTIWMFGLLLWFFPSFRWARFTPFLLHGGHDQVKGAVEVYAAYLGYELSILLFPYMNKSKSKKSMAAIYAANAFLSFVYICLSLICFGFFGPGQLKKLLYPVLDLLAYIQLPFIERLENLLYGFFLFLVLVTVVMYWWAAQLSIQRIIPKVKTPVLLVFLLGSSYCVSFIPKTLDEVNVWITNLGYAVTGIAFGLPMLLIMILLIQRKGGISHA, from the coding sequence ATGCCGGAAAAGCTTAGTCCCTTTCATATTGCCGTTCTTGTATACATGACTCAGTCAGGAATCGTTATCTTCACCCTGCCGCGCAGTCTGGCGGATTATTTCGGAACGAACGGCTGGCTTGTGCTAATTCCGTGTCTGCTGCTGTCGTCATTTAATATTTATTTGATCACCTTGGTTTTTCGGCTGGGGAAGGGGCGCTCAATCTTTGAAATAATGGAACAGTCGGTTTCGAAGGCGATCCTTTACCCTTTCTATTTGGGCTTGACGGCAGTGTGGTTAGTTTTTGGCTGTATGATCGGTAAAAAGTATGTGCTGCTCTTTCAAATGCTGGCTTTCCCGACGACAAATCCGATGCTGTTTAAGCTGGCTATTGACGTACTGGCTTTTATGATGCTGATCAAAGGGATCTACAGGATGTCCAACGCGGTAACCCTTTTTTTCTGGATGACCATCTGGATGTTTGGACTGCTGCTGTGGTTCTTCCCCTCTTTTCGCTGGGCGAGGTTCACTCCGTTCCTTCTTCATGGCGGACATGATCAGGTGAAGGGGGCGGTAGAAGTGTATGCCGCTTATTTGGGCTATGAGCTGTCCATTCTGCTATTCCCGTATATGAATAAGAGTAAGAGTAAAAAGTCTATGGCCGCCATCTATGCCGCAAATGCCTTTTTGTCGTTCGTCTATATCTGTCTGTCGCTGATCTGTTTCGGCTTCTTCGGCCCGGGTCAATTAAAAAAGCTGCTGTATCCCGTGCTGGACTTACTGGCCTATATCCAGTTGCCTTTTATTGAACGGCTGGAAAACCTGCTCTACGGTTTTTTTCTGTTTTTAGTACTGGTCACGGTTGTGATGTATTGGTGGGCAGCGCAGTTGAGTATACAAAGAATCATCCCGAAGGTAAAAACGCCGGTACTTCTGGTCTTTTTGCTAGGCAGCTCCTATTGCGTCTCTTTTATTCCCAAGACTTTGGATGAGGTAAATGTCTGGATCACCAATTTGGGCTATGCTGTGACAGGTATTGCTTTTGGCCTTCCCATGTTATTGATTATGATCCTGCTTATACAACGGAAAGGAGGAATTTCCCATGCTTAA
- a CDS encoding Ger(x)C family spore germination protein codes for MLKLRLIPVLLLLLLTGCKSDERILEKLGMVQTASYDLLDNKRLKVTYCVPVTDPTSKVRRELMTTVSDSLKSARLQFSLQTDLKVVSGQVRETLYGTKLAKEGLGDYIDTLLRDPSIALGVRVTVVEGDAGDLLSKTFKSHNDTGRYITHLLDKESYGNSVPATTLYEFSRDFNDDGIDPVAPIVKDGGDKVVIEGVAMFQEDRYVMRIPAEDGIIFALFRDDLRQGEVAINLGDKDGRPVVIMLSSLLNKRKIKVHQLGDGRFKVDIFASLQGSVLEYTGEEKINESKARHELEQKISEYITAKADLMVEQMQEHNVDSLGIGTYVRNGLNYKEWTSLNWREVYPEIEVKCHTKVVIKDYGKYS; via the coding sequence ATGCTTAAGCTCAGGCTTATTCCTGTGCTTCTGCTGCTGCTGTTAACCGGTTGCAAAAGCGATGAGCGGATACTTGAAAAGCTGGGGATGGTCCAAACGGCAAGCTATGATCTGCTGGACAATAAACGGCTCAAGGTGACCTACTGCGTTCCGGTTACAGATCCCACCTCGAAGGTCCGCCGTGAACTCATGACGACCGTAAGCGACAGCCTTAAATCAGCCCGGCTGCAGTTCTCCCTGCAAACTGATCTGAAGGTCGTCAGCGGGCAGGTAAGAGAGACCCTATACGGAACGAAGCTGGCAAAAGAGGGCTTAGGCGATTATATCGATACACTCCTGCGGGATCCTTCGATTGCGCTTGGAGTCAGAGTAACCGTCGTCGAGGGGGATGCAGGAGATCTGCTGTCCAAGACGTTCAAGTCGCATAATGATACCGGGCGCTATATCACTCATCTGCTGGATAAGGAATCTTACGGCAATAGTGTTCCTGCAACCACGTTATATGAGTTCTCCAGGGATTTCAACGATGACGGCATTGACCCTGTAGCTCCGATTGTGAAAGACGGGGGGGACAAGGTGGTCATTGAGGGCGTTGCAATGTTTCAGGAGGACCGGTATGTGATGAGGATTCCGGCCGAGGACGGGATTATCTTTGCCCTGTTCCGCGATGATCTCAGGCAGGGGGAAGTTGCGATTAACTTAGGGGACAAGGATGGCAGGCCAGTGGTCATCATGTTAAGCTCCTTGTTAAACAAACGCAAGATCAAAGTGCATCAACTGGGAGACGGGCGCTTTAAGGTCGACATTTTTGCTTCCCTCCAGGGCTCGGTACTCGAATACACCGGAGAAGAGAAGATTAATGAGAGCAAGGCACGTCATGAATTAGAACAGAAGATATCCGAATATATCACGGCCAAAGCTGATTTGATGGTGGAGCAGATGCAGGAGCATAACGTAGACAGCCTGGGGATCGGAACGTATGTACGGAACGGGCTGAACTACAAGGAATGGACAAGCTTGAACTGGAGAGAGGTATATCCTGAGATAGAAGTAAAGTGCCATACCAAAGTAGTCATCAAAGACTATGGTAAATATAGCTGA
- a CDS encoding LacI family DNA-binding transcriptional regulator, whose protein sequence is MANIKEIARIAGVSVTTVSRVLNNHPYVSDNKRAAVLNTIEQLNYTRNMNAVHLITGRTGAIAVILPYINLYYFSIVMDGLAHEALNAQYRLILCQSNYAAEEELKVLEMLRNKEIDGVVIVSTALQPEVIEEYTEYGPVITCQDSGERRFSSVYIEHYEAFWDGLQYLSSKGYRKIGYCEGRQNGSSASIRQSAFRTFLSEHKLPFREEWIVYDCMTEEDGAGVALSLLDMQDRPEVLIITGDHVAAGLIIEARKHGLHIPEDLAVMGFDNQPIGRLLDITTIDNHLYEMGAAAFRIIHEQISTGSRVPVHRKLDYVIIERGTV, encoded by the coding sequence ATGGCCAACATTAAAGAAATCGCCCGCATCGCCGGTGTTTCTGTAACGACAGTATCCCGTGTGCTTAATAATCATCCTTATGTCAGCGACAATAAAAGAGCCGCCGTGCTTAATACCATAGAGCAATTAAACTACACCCGGAATATGAATGCCGTGCATCTGATTACCGGGCGTACCGGAGCCATTGCGGTAATTCTGCCGTATATCAATTTATACTACTTCTCGATTGTGATGGACGGGCTGGCCCATGAAGCGCTGAATGCACAGTACCGGCTGATTCTCTGCCAGAGCAACTATGCTGCCGAGGAGGAGCTGAAGGTGCTTGAGATGCTGCGCAATAAGGAGATTGATGGCGTGGTCATCGTCTCTACGGCGCTTCAGCCGGAAGTGATCGAGGAATATACGGAGTACGGTCCGGTTATTACCTGCCAGGACAGCGGCGAACGGCGTTTCTCCTCGGTTTATATTGAGCATTATGAGGCTTTTTGGGATGGCCTGCAGTATTTGAGCAGCAAAGGCTACCGCAAAATCGGCTACTGTGAAGGCCGGCAGAACGGCAGCAGCGCCTCGATCCGGCAGTCCGCGTTCCGCACGTTTCTATCCGAGCATAAGCTTCCCTTCCGGGAGGAGTGGATAGTTTACGACTGTATGACGGAGGAGGATGGGGCGGGAGTTGCACTATCGCTGCTGGACATGCAGGACCGGCCCGAGGTGCTGATCATTACCGGCGACCATGTCGCCGCCGGCCTGATCATCGAGGCCCGCAAGCACGGGCTGCACATCCCGGAGGATCTGGCGGTCATGGGCTTCGACAATCAGCCGATCGGCCGGCTGCTCGACATCACCACCATCGACAACCACCTCTACGAGATGGGTGCCGCCGCCTTCCGCATTATCCATGAGCAGATCAGCACCGGCAGCCGCGTGCCCGTACACCGCAAGCTGGATTACGTGATTATTGAGCGGGGGACGGTGTAG